The Brumimicrobium sp. genomic interval ATTAAACTGAGATGGAAACTCTACAAAATCTCGTGCGGTATTTGTACCAGATATACTCTCATATTTCTGCGATGCAAAGAAACCATGTAATGCATGACCAAATTCGTGGAACATAGTAATTACATTATCAAATGACAGTAAAGCTGGTTCTCCTTTAGCAGGTTTTGGAAAATTGCATACGTTATAAATCACAGGTTTTGTTTTATTGAGATAAGATTGCTCAATAAAATTCCCCATCCATGCACCTCCACTTTTACTGTCTCGCTCAAAGTAATCAACATAAAACAAACCTAATTCCGTTCCATCTTCCTCAAATAATTCATACACTAACACATCCTCATGATATACCGGAATATCTTTTCTTTCTTTAAAGGTAATACCATACAACTTGTTGGCAGCATAGAACACTCCATTCTGTAGAACAGACATCATATCGAAGTAAGGCTTAATTTCTTCTTCATTTAAATCGTAATCTCTCTTTCGGACTAATTCTGCATAATAATTCCAATCCCATGCTTCTAAATTTCCTTGAACGCCTTTACTATGCATCATATCTTCAATTACTTTGCTTTCTTTAGCAGCTTTATCCATTGCGGCAGGGATGAGGCCATCAAAGAAAGTGCGGACATTCTGACTATTGCCCGCCATCGTTTTTTGCAAACTCCAATCTGCATAGTTATCAAAGCCTAACAGTTGTGCTTTTTTAGCTCGTAAATTCACGATATCAGCAACTAAGTCTTTGGTGTCAAACGCAGTACCATCAGCTCTCATCCATGCATTTTCAAACACTTTTTTACGCATTTCTCGATTATTCAATAACTGGAGTACATCTTGCTGCGTATAGTTATTCATTGGAATCTTATAATTCCCATCTTCAGTTTTAATGGAATTTAAATAAGAATCACTTAGTCCGTCTAATTGTGCTACATCATTTTTATCAATAACTAGCGCACCATCTTTCATAGCCTTTAAAACCTTTTTCCCAAATTGAGTTGTCAAGGTTGCCAATTGAGAATTAATTTCTTTTAATTGATCTTTTTCTTTTCCCTCTAGTTTAGCCCCTGCTATCACAAAATCAGTATAATACTCTTCTAATAATTTTAAATCTTCAGCATCTAACTTCAGATCTTCTTTCTGATCATAAAGAGCTTCTATTCTTTCAAATAACTTTGAATTCAAATACATTTCATCTTCTAGCGCAGCCATGAGAGGTGCAAATTCCTCCTCTAATGCTTG includes:
- a CDS encoding M3 family metallopeptidase translates to MKDELASNPLVQESALPYSAPDFSKIKTEHFKPAIIEGIRVKKEIVNAIANSIEVPTFENTIIALEQSGNQLSKATSVFYALSSAHTNDTLQALEEEFAPLMAALEDEMYLNSKLFERIEALYDQKEDLKLDAEDLKLLEEYYTDFVIAGAKLEGKEKDQLKEINSQLATLTTQFGKKVLKAMKDGALVIDKNDVAQLDGLSDSYLNSIKTEDGNYKIPMNNYTQQDVLQLLNNREMRKKVFENAWMRADGTAFDTKDLVADIVNLRAKKAQLLGFDNYADWSLQKTMAGNSQNVRTFFDGLIPAAMDKAAKESKVIEDMMHSKGVQGNLEAWDWNYYAELVRKRDYDLNEEEIKPYFDMMSVLQNGVFYAANKLYGITFKERKDIPVYHEDVLVYELFEEDGTELGLFYVDYFERDSKSGGAWMGNFIEQSYLNKTKPVIYNVCNFPKPAKGEPALLSFDNVITMFHEFGHALHGFFASQKYESISGTNTARDFVEFPSQFNENWATYPEVFKNYAKHYQTGEPMPQELLDKIEASQTFNQGYSLSENITAANLDMAWHMIPASKIITKDDVSTFENEAILKVGLGKVNAVKVRYRSTYFAHIFSGGYGAGYYAYSWTEMLDHDAYGWFVENGGMTRANGQRLREMILSKGNTQSYEEMYERWRGKAPSPEFLLKARGLK